A window of Candidatus Omnitrophota bacterium contains these coding sequences:
- a CDS encoding DedA family protein — protein MVDVAVQGGMTKLITELGDLGVFIAMFLESSVVPIPSEVIVIGAGAIGIPIPSIVIFGSIGATLGAAVGYLLGKYAAMPVILKFGKYVLIKPHHIYKAEAFAKKYGMWSVLIGRVIPVVPFKVFSIASGLTNIPFVPFLICTLIGVVPRIYLLSIFGYAVIKFTKPVLLVVISILLIFLAVKITRNIYNGRKKKGRV, from the coding sequence ATGGTAGATGTTGCTGTTCAAGGAGGAATGACAAAGCTTATTACCGAATTAGGCGATTTAGGCGTATTTATCGCTATGTTTTTAGAGTCAAGCGTTGTCCCTATCCCTTCGGAGGTAATTGTGATTGGTGCAGGAGCTATAGGCATTCCAATTCCATCTATCGTTATCTTTGGCTCAATCGGGGCGACGTTAGGAGCTGCAGTTGGCTATTTATTAGGAAAATATGCTGCTATGCCGGTAATTTTGAAATTTGGAAAGTATGTTTTAATTAAACCGCATCATATTTACAAGGCGGAAGCGTTTGCTAAGAAATACGGGATGTGGAGCGTTCTTATCGGCAGGGTAATCCCGGTAGTCCCATTTAAAGTTTTTTCAATTGCTTCCGGATTGACTAATATTCCATTTGTTCCTTTCTTGATCTGTACGCTTATTGGGGTAGTGCCCCGGATTTATCTTCTGTCTATTTTTGGTTACGCGGTAATTAAGTTTACAAAACCGGTGTTGTTGGTAGTAATTTCCATATTACTGATTTTCTTAGCGGTTAAGATTACAAGAAATATTTATAACGGCAGGAAAAAGAAAGGGAGGGTTTAA
- a CDS encoding biopolymer transporter ExbD, translating to MNSKIKKQNLVAEINITPFTDVILVLLIIFMVATPLISQSTVKVDLPRTSSATQTQEKSQVFISITNEGMIYLGNDLVTRKELKSKIKLLKNNNPNIVVILRSDKLVRFKDIVSVLDTLTELDIRNLNIATINEQ from the coding sequence ATGAATTCAAAGATAAAAAAGCAGAATTTGGTTGCCGAGATAAACATTACTCCTTTTACGGATGTAATCCTCGTCTTGTTAATCATATTTATGGTTGCGACACCTTTGATTTCCCAGTCAACGGTTAAAGTTGACCTGCCGCGGACGAGCAGCGCTACTCAGACTCAGGAAAAAAGCCAGGTTTTTATTTCCATAACCAATGAAGGTATGATTTATTTAGGCAATGATCTTGTTACGCGCAAGGAATTAAAATCAAAGATAAAGTTGTTAAAGAACAATAACCCGAATATTGTTGTGATTTTGCGGTCTGACAAGCTTGTGCGTTTTAAGGATATAGTTAGTGTTTTAGATACTTTAACGGAATTAGATATTCGCAACCTTAATATTGCTACAATAAACGAGCAATAA
- a CDS encoding NADH-quinone oxidoreductase subunit H yields the protein MLKELFYILIFPGLLFVSFFGLAAEYIDRKLYARLQNRVGPPWFQPLADIIKLLGKEDIIPCEANKSMFTLAPVFALTAVVTAFLYIPLWGVNSLFSFSADIIVVLYLLTIPTLAFFIGGWYSTSLFARIGSVRCVTQLFAYEVPLFMSILASTLMANTWSLRELALFYCKNPSYALFNVLGFVVSLIAILGKLEKAPFDIPEAETEIVAGSFTEYSGRLLAILRMTLDVEMVVCASLLALIFLPFGLGLPPIAAFLLFIIKVLFIVGLISLMRTIFARMRMDQMIDFCWKYLVPLALLQVLINLLVKVVLLK from the coding sequence ATGTTAAAAGAATTATTTTATATTTTGATTTTTCCCGGGCTTTTGTTTGTTAGTTTTTTTGGGCTTGCTGCGGAATATATAGATAGGAAGCTTTACGCCAGATTGCAGAATAGGGTTGGCCCTCCATGGTTTCAGCCGCTAGCCGACATCATTAAGCTTTTAGGCAAGGAAGACATTATCCCTTGTGAAGCAAATAAGAGCATGTTTACTCTTGCTCCGGTGTTTGCATTAACCGCCGTAGTCACCGCTTTTTTATACATACCGCTTTGGGGTGTAAATTCCTTGTTTTCTTTTAGCGCTGATATTATTGTTGTTTTATATCTTTTGACAATCCCGACACTCGCTTTTTTTATAGGCGGCTGGTATTCAACTTCTCTGTTTGCCAGGATTGGGTCAGTGCGCTGCGTTACCCAACTTTTCGCGTATGAAGTCCCGTTATTTATGAGTATCTTAGCCTCAACTCTTATGGCAAATACCTGGTCGCTTAGAGAATTGGCATTATTTTACTGTAAGAATCCAAGTTATGCGCTATTTAATGTTTTGGGTTTTGTGGTTTCGTTAATAGCAATACTTGGAAAATTAGAAAAAGCCCCTTTTGATATACCCGAAGCGGAAACCGAGATCGTTGCCGGAAGTTTTACCGAATATAGCGGCAGGCTTCTTGCGATATTAAGAATGACTCTTGATGTTGAGATGGTGGTTTGTGCTTCTTTATTAGCTTTGATATTTTTGCCTTTTGGATTGGGCCTGCCGCCTATTGCGGCTTTCCTTTTATTTATTATAAAAGTTTTATTTATAGTGGGGCTTATTTCTTTAATGCGCACGATATTCGCGCGTATGCGCATGGACCAGATGATTGATTTTTGCTGGAAATATTTAGTTCCATTGGCATTATTACAGGTTTTAATTAACCTGCTTGTAAAGGTGGTTTTATTAAAATGA
- the hycI gene encoding hydrogenase maturation peptidase HycI has translation MLKIKKALKSNLLQAKKICVLGIGSELRGDDAGGMLAAEYLKVACRSVKTKVPLRIVFGSTAPENFTGLIRKFNPTHLVIIDSTDLEKKPGSIAVIDEQEIGGISFSTHRLPLKVLIDYLVKALGCKVIVIGIQPKTLEFGAKPSKEVEKKAHLLCNAITEIITGNFKKRVR, from the coding sequence GTGCTCAAAATAAAGAAAGCCCTGAAAAGTAACCTTTTACAGGCAAAAAAGATTTGTGTTTTAGGTATTGGTTCGGAATTAAGAGGCGATGATGCAGGCGGTATGCTTGCCGCAGAATATCTCAAGGTTGCATGCAGAAGCGTAAAAACCAAAGTACCTTTAAGGATAGTCTTTGGCTCAACCGCTCCGGAAAATTTTACCGGTTTAATTCGTAAGTTTAATCCAACGCATCTGGTTATAATTGATTCAACGGATTTAGAAAAGAAGCCTGGATCCATTGCGGTTATTGATGAGCAGGAAATTGGCGGGATTTCTTTCAGCACCCATCGCCTGCCGCTAAAGGTGCTCATTGATTATTTGGTTAAGGCTCTGGGGTGTAAAGTAATTGTTATTGGTATCCAGCCAAAGACGCTTGAATTTGGAGCTAAGCCTTCAAAGGAAGTAGAAAAAAAAGCGCATTTACTTTGCAACGCTATAACAGAAATAATTACCGGTAATTTTAAAAAGAGGGTTCGTTAA
- a CDS encoding 4Fe-4S binding protein — MKKNPGMMFWEVLKSFFKKPATIKYPAEKFDMPDKYRGKLKFYPEKCIGCKMCMRDCPTGAITINKIGEKEFEAEIDLGKCIYCGQCVDSCIKKALEITQDVELAQFDRNKLKVTFSAQNKESPEK, encoded by the coding sequence ATGAAAAAAAATCCCGGGATGATGTTTTGGGAAGTCTTAAAGTCTTTCTTTAAGAAGCCTGCGACCATAAAATATCCTGCTGAGAAATTTGATATGCCTGATAAATACAGAGGCAAACTTAAATTTTATCCTGAGAAATGCATAGGGTGTAAAATGTGCATGAGGGATTGCCCTACTGGGGCAATTACGATTAATAAAATAGGGGAGAAGGAATTTGAAGCCGAGATAGATTTAGGAAAATGTATTTATTGCGGACAGTGCGTTGATTCGTGTATTAAAAAAGCCCTTGAGATAACTCAGGATGTTGAATTAGCGCAGTTTGACAGGAATAAATTAAAGGTAACTTTTAGTGCTCAAAATAAAGAAAGCCCTGAAAAGTAA
- a CDS encoding MotA/TolQ/ExbB proton channel family protein translates to MSLWEVLKSGGITIYILIACSILSLAVILERVMYYRKRSKIKRVSFMAEIRKELEKGNVKGALEVSKNTNTPFSAVVYSGLALHGHSEKEISIAMERETTVETVKLEKFTSIVGTIGSTAVYIGLFGTVLGIMRAFRDISVGGSGGISVVINGISEALVCTATGLAVAVPAVIVYNYFIKKIDSFITDMELCASETMDLVNIKQK, encoded by the coding sequence ATGTCGCTTTGGGAAGTCTTAAAAAGTGGCGGAATTACCATTTACATACTTATTGCTTGCTCAATTTTATCTTTGGCGGTAATTTTAGAGAGGGTTATGTATTATCGCAAGAGATCAAAGATAAAAAGAGTAAGTTTCATGGCAGAAATCAGGAAAGAATTAGAGAAAGGCAATGTTAAGGGGGCTTTAGAAGTGTCTAAGAATACAAATACGCCATTTTCAGCGGTTGTGTATTCAGGCCTTGCCTTGCACGGCCATAGCGAAAAGGAAATTTCAATTGCTATGGAAAGGGAGACGACTGTTGAAACTGTAAAATTGGAGAAATTTACCAGTATAGTTGGCACAATCGGATCAACTGCGGTTTACATCGGCCTTTTCGGGACAGTATTGGGTATTATGCGTGCCTTTCGCGATATCTCTGTGGGTGGCTCGGGTGGAATCAGTGTGGTTATTAATGGTATTTCTGAAGCGCTTGTTTGTACTGCTACTGGGCTTGCAGTTGCAGTGCCTGCAGTTATTGTTTATAATTATTTTATTAAGAAAATTGACAGCTTTATTACTGATATGGAGCTTTGCGCTTCAGAGACAATGGATTTGGTAAATATTAAGCAAAAATGA